One genomic segment of Devosia sp. includes these proteins:
- the mbfA gene encoding iron exporter MbfA: MFRLWPDNRREFSTLSEREILSLAIAAEEEDGRIYSEFAARLGETYPGSGALFEGMAAEEDEHRRRLLDLYVARFGMRLVPIRREHVRGFLGRKPIWLQKTLTLEQARQQIWEMEEGAYHFYLAAAEQVTDAGIRKLLGDLAAAEKGHAKRADQIEERVLGAAEREAESHQAHRQFVLTYVQPGLAGLMDGSVSTLAPVFAAAFATGDTHQTFLVGLAAAVGAGISMGFTEAASDDGKLTGRGSPIKRGLAAGVMTALGGLGHALPYLIANFHFATTVAIVVVLIELWAIAYIQKRHMQTPFWRAVMQVVLGGSLVFAAGILIGSA; this comes from the coding sequence ATGTTTCGTCTCTGGCCCGACAATCGCCGCGAATTTTCCACCCTGTCCGAGCGCGAAATCCTTTCCCTCGCCATAGCCGCCGAGGAAGAGGATGGGCGCATCTATTCGGAATTCGCGGCGCGGCTGGGCGAGACCTATCCGGGCAGCGGCGCGCTGTTCGAAGGCATGGCGGCGGAGGAAGACGAGCACCGCCGGAGGCTGCTCGATCTCTATGTCGCGCGCTTCGGCATGCGGCTGGTGCCGATCCGGCGCGAACATGTGCGCGGCTTTCTCGGGCGCAAGCCGATCTGGCTGCAGAAAACCCTGACCCTCGAACAGGCCCGCCAGCAGATATGGGAAATGGAAGAGGGCGCCTACCACTTCTATCTGGCCGCCGCCGAACAGGTGACCGATGCCGGCATCCGCAAGCTCCTGGGTGACCTCGCGGCTGCCGAAAAGGGTCATGCCAAACGCGCCGACCAGATCGAGGAGCGGGTTCTGGGGGCGGCCGAACGCGAAGCGGAAAGCCACCAGGCGCATCGCCAGTTCGTCTTGACCTATGTGCAGCCGGGGCTGGCGGGGCTGATGGATGGATCGGTATCGACGCTGGCCCCGGTCTTTGCGGCCGCCTTTGCCACCGGGGACACGCACCAGACCTTTCTGGTGGGCCTCGCTGCGGCGGTCGGCGCCGGCATCTCCATGGGCTTTACCGAAGCGGCCTCCGACGATGGCAAACTGACCGGGCGCGGATCGCCGATCAAGCGCGGCCTGGCCGCCGGGGTGATGACGGCCTTGGGCGGGCTCGGTCACGCGCTGCCCTATCTCATCGCCAATTTCCACTTCGCGACGACGGTCGCCATCGTGGTGGTGCTGATCGAGCTCTGGGCCATCGCCTATATCCAGAAGCGGCATATGCAGACCCCGTTCTGGCGGGCGGTGATGCAGGTGGTCCTGGGCGGTTCGCTGGTCTTTGCCGCCGGTATCCTGATCGGCAGCGCCTGA
- a CDS encoding TetR/AcrR family transcriptional regulator, which yields MAKRPLTRTDWILAGLSALAESGVEAVRVEPLARRLKTSKGSFYWHFADRPALLAAMLELWESEGTGAVIAAIDPDLPAAGKLRELVRLALLPVDQGIDVAPTEAALRAWASEDSAIAPRVANVDAQRVAYLEGLAGQLGYDAGTAAALARGLYMALLGLYATRRYAPSLAVDSALIILAEQMIAAAPDG from the coding sequence GTGGCCAAGCGCCCGTTGACCCGCACCGACTGGATCCTCGCCGGTCTTTCGGCCCTGGCCGAAAGTGGGGTCGAGGCCGTGCGCGTCGAGCCCCTGGCGCGGCGGCTCAAGACATCCAAGGGTTCCTTCTACTGGCACTTTGCCGACCGGCCGGCCCTGCTCGCGGCCATGCTCGAGCTGTGGGAAAGCGAGGGCACCGGGGCGGTGATTGCGGCCATCGATCCGGACCTGCCCGCGGCCGGCAAACTGCGTGAACTCGTCCGCCTGGCGCTGTTGCCGGTCGATCAGGGCATCGACGTCGCCCCCACCGAGGCGGCGCTCAGGGCCTGGGCGTCCGAAGACAGCGCCATCGCGCCCCGGGTCGCCAATGTGGACGCCCAGCGTGTCGCCTATCTTGAAGGCCTTGCCGGGCAATTGGGCTATGACGCGGGAACTGCCGCCGCGCTTGCCCGGGGACTCTACATGGCCCTGCTGGGCCTTTATGCGACACGCCGCTACGCCCCGTCGCTGGCTGTGGATTCCGCCCTCATCATCCTGGCCGAGCAGATGATCGCTGCCGCCCCAGACGGGTGA
- a CDS encoding alpha/beta hydrolase, with product MDTHTFHASDGTRLVYADCGKPDGPAVVLCHGLGAGAAQFGADAAWLSERGYRVLVPDLRGHGASGTPPEPEQLSYSLDRLARDQIEMLDHAGMGRVHWAGNSLGGIIGLVLAAHHPERLASLATFGTALSLDLPAWTGRMVTLFDAVPGRAITARMTAWSTTRNRTARPLVEHLLGQYDGRAVAAITDTVRRYDLTSAATGWAGPGLVLVGGRDAAVNRALRPQLAALRDRRNWRVAELPEGGHCANLDATEDWRAALVSFWREAAASSPAGAS from the coding sequence ATGGACACACACACCTTTCACGCCAGTGACGGGACAAGGCTGGTCTATGCCGATTGTGGCAAGCCGGACGGCCCGGCCGTGGTGCTGTGCCATGGCCTGGGCGCGGGCGCGGCGCAGTTTGGTGCCGATGCGGCCTGGCTGTCGGAGCGGGGCTATCGCGTTCTGGTGCCCGATCTGCGCGGGCATGGCGCCTCCGGAACGCCGCCCGAGCCGGAACAGCTGTCCTATTCGCTCGACCGTCTGGCCCGCGACCAGATCGAGATGCTCGACCATGCCGGGATGGGCCGCGTGCATTGGGCCGGCAATTCGCTGGGCGGCATTATCGGCCTGGTGCTGGCGGCGCACCATCCGGAACGGCTGGCCTCGCTCGCCACCTTCGGCACCGCCCTCAGCCTCGACCTGCCCGCCTGGACCGGCCGCATGGTGACCCTGTTCGATGCGGTGCCGGGGCGGGCAATCACGGCCAGAATGACCGCCTGGTCAACGACCCGCAACCGCACAGCGCGGCCTTTGGTGGAACACCTGCTCGGCCAATATGATGGACGGGCGGTGGCGGCCATAACCGACACGGTGCGCCGATACGACCTAACAAGTGCCGCGACGGGATGGGCCGGACCCGGCCTCGTCCTGGTCGGGGGGCGGGACGCGGCGGTGAACCGGGCGCTGCGCCCGCAACTGGCCGCCTTGCGGGACCGCCGCAACTGGCGGGTTGCCGAACTGCCCGAGGGTGGCCATTGCGCCAATCTCGATGCCACCGAGGATTGGCGCGCGGCGCTGGTCAGCTTCTGGCGGGAAGCGGCCGCGTCATCGCCCGCTGGCGCATCCTGA
- a CDS encoding DUF2306 domain-containing protein — protein sequence MSLHPLLEASLAIQIHAFSAIAATVLGALVLWRRKGTLLHRALGRVWIGLMLVTATSALFITEIRLIGPFSPIHLFSLFTYVSVFNGLRAILVDHDIRRHRAEMQGLYTGALMLAGAFTLLPGRRMHEVLFGPDAGWLQSGIAISLVLGISAFAWFRMRQRAMTRPLPARS from the coding sequence ATGAGCCTGCACCCCCTGCTCGAGGCCAGCCTCGCCATCCAGATTCACGCCTTCTCCGCCATCGCCGCCACCGTTCTCGGGGCCCTTGTGCTCTGGCGCCGCAAGGGCACGCTTCTGCATCGGGCGTTGGGGCGGGTGTGGATCGGCCTCATGCTGGTCACCGCCACCAGTGCCCTGTTCATCACCGAAATCCGCCTGATCGGCCCCTTCAGCCCCATCCACCTGTTTTCGCTGTTCACCTATGTCAGCGTGTTCAACGGCCTGCGCGCCATTCTGGTCGATCACGATATTCGCCGTCATCGCGCCGAAATGCAGGGCCTTTATACCGGCGCGCTGATGCTGGCCGGGGCCTTCACCCTGCTGCCGGGGCGGCGGATGCATGAGGTCCTGTTCGGTCCCGATGCCGGCTGGCTGCAATCGGGCATCGCGATCAGTCTCGTGCTGGGCATTTCGGCCTTTGCCTGGTTCAGGATGCGCCAGCGGGCGATGACGCGGCCGCTTCCCGCCAGAAGCTGA
- a CDS encoding LytTR family DNA-binding domain-containing protein, which yields MNDRPLHSTLREMRDISRDGRVWVALLLLGLVAGLVGPFGTFENMAPLPRIAYWIAIVTGTGAIGTLIAGWVERALADRLPPLPAAGLAGAIAGPPIALAVVLLNMAMFGTEVTVIGLAPLIFYCTLISAAVTVLGAVFARKEPVPVSGAEGGVAEAPAPALLERLPRPQRGRLLHIAVSDHYVDVTTDKGTVLVLMRLSDAIRETSPTAGLQVHRSHWVALDAIRRALRSSGKPMLELENGVLVPVSRTFMPAAKAAGLFGAGGSGPARTGPMENGDQA from the coding sequence GTGAACGACAGACCGCTGCATTCCACGCTTCGCGAAATGCGCGACATTTCGCGCGATGGCCGCGTCTGGGTGGCGCTGTTGCTGCTGGGGCTGGTGGCAGGCCTCGTCGGACCATTCGGTACATTCGAGAACATGGCGCCGCTGCCGCGCATCGCCTACTGGATCGCCATCGTCACCGGCACCGGGGCCATTGGCACCCTGATCGCCGGCTGGGTCGAGCGGGCATTGGCAGACCGCCTGCCGCCGCTGCCTGCCGCTGGCCTGGCCGGGGCCATTGCCGGGCCGCCCATCGCCCTGGCCGTGGTGCTGCTCAACATGGCCATGTTCGGCACCGAGGTGACGGTCATTGGGTTGGCGCCGCTGATCTTCTACTGCACGCTGATTTCCGCGGCGGTGACGGTGCTGGGCGCCGTCTTTGCCCGGAAAGAGCCGGTGCCGGTTTCAGGCGCGGAAGGCGGAGTCGCGGAGGCGCCCGCACCTGCGCTGCTCGAGCGCCTGCCGCGGCCGCAGCGCGGACGCCTGCTCCACATTGCCGTCTCGGACCACTATGTCGATGTCACCACAGACAAGGGGACGGTGCTGGTACTGATGCGCCTCTCCGATGCCATTCGCGAAACCAGCCCCACCGCAGGCCTGCAAGTGCATCGCTCGCACTGGGTGGCGCTCGACGCCATAAGGCGCGCATTGCGCAGCAGCGGCAAGCCGATGCTTGAACTGGAAAACGGCGTCCTCGTTCCGGTCAGCCGCACCTTCATGCCGGCGGCGAAAGCGGCGGGCCTGTTCGGCGCCGGCGGGTCTGGGCCAGCCCGGACGGGGCCAATGGAAAACGGCGATCAGGCGTAA
- a CDS encoding GMC family oxidoreductase N-terminal domain-containing protein, producing the protein MAEPDFIIVGGGSAASVAAHRLVREFGYSVLMIERGRAHTNRIMAMPAGYMKYLAQDTFLEMHQTVAQPQLGGRAPIVPVAKVLGGGSSVNAMVYMRGQAEDYDGWAKTLGSNHDWSYADLLPHFTGIEDNARLSDGFHGRGGPLKVDDPGYTTQTTHDFIAAAQGLGHRANADFNGADQRGVGIMQHTYGQWGRYRERSDVVRAFLAPLAGDPRLTIVTEARVDRILIENHRAVGVTYRRNGETVTVRAGREVLVGAGTYNSAKLMMLSGVGPADHLRQHGIAVIADIAGVGANLQDHHEVPVIATTREPSGYFGQDKGWNMVRNGLQYLLTNTGPVTTTGIEACLFFDPDGGERPTIQLYCAPIVYLDRDVSAAEPTWGVTFTSCLLRPKARGSVRLRSANPDDQPLVDCNFFGDADDLRLTIGALGEARRLLGAAPLAEKIATELLPGQAVMDDPAALASYCGQTVKTNYHPVGTLRMGRADDPTAVVGGDLKVRGVEGLRVIDCSIMPQIVSGNTNAPAMAIGSKAASLIAASYA; encoded by the coding sequence ATGGCAGAACCCGATTTCATCATTGTCGGCGGCGGCTCGGCGGCTTCGGTTGCCGCCCATCGGCTGGTTCGGGAGTTCGGCTATTCGGTGCTGATGATCGAGCGCGGCCGGGCCCACACCAATCGCATCATGGCCATGCCCGCCGGTTACATGAAATACCTGGCGCAGGACACGTTTCTGGAAATGCACCAGACCGTAGCCCAGCCGCAGCTGGGCGGCCGAGCCCCCATCGTCCCGGTGGCCAAGGTTCTGGGCGGCGGCTCCTCGGTCAATGCCATGGTCTATATGCGCGGCCAGGCCGAAGACTATGACGGCTGGGCCAAAACGCTCGGTTCCAACCACGACTGGTCCTATGCGGACCTGTTGCCGCATTTCACCGGAATCGAGGACAATGCACGGCTCAGCGACGGCTTCCATGGACGCGGCGGTCCGCTCAAGGTTGATGATCCCGGTTACACCACACAGACCACCCACGATTTCATCGCCGCTGCCCAGGGGCTGGGCCACAGGGCCAATGCCGATTTCAACGGCGCCGACCAGCGCGGCGTCGGCATCATGCAGCACACCTATGGCCAATGGGGCCGCTATCGCGAACGTTCCGATGTCGTGCGCGCCTTTCTCGCCCCCCTGGCCGGCGATCCGCGGCTCACCATCGTCACCGAGGCGCGGGTTGATCGCATCCTGATCGAAAACCACCGCGCCGTCGGCGTCACCTATCGGCGAAACGGCGAAACCGTCACCGTGCGGGCCGGTCGCGAGGTGCTGGTGGGCGCCGGCACCTATAATAGCGCCAAGCTGATGATGCTGTCCGGCGTCGGCCCTGCCGATCATCTGCGCCAGCACGGCATTGCGGTCATTGCCGATATCGCCGGGGTCGGCGCCAATCTGCAGGATCACCACGAAGTCCCGGTCATTGCCACCACCCGTGAGCCCTCGGGCTATTTCGGCCAGGACAAGGGCTGGAACATGGTGCGCAACGGGCTGCAATATCTGCTCACCAATACCGGCCCGGTGACCACGACCGGCATCGAGGCCTGCCTGTTCTTCGACCCCGACGGCGGCGAGCGGCCGACCATCCAGCTCTATTGCGCGCCCATCGTCTATCTCGACCGCGATGTTTCGGCGGCCGAGCCGACCTGGGGCGTGACCTTCACCTCATGCCTGTTGCGCCCCAAGGCGCGGGGCAGCGTGCGCCTGCGCTCGGCCAATCCGGACGACCAGCCGCTGGTCGACTGCAATTTCTTCGGCGATGCGGATGATCTGCGCCTCACCATCGGCGCGCTGGGCGAAGCCCGGCGCCTCCTTGGCGCTGCGCCGCTGGCCGAAAAGATCGCCACCGAATTGCTGCCCGGCCAGGCCGTCATGGACGATCCGGCGGCGCTGGCCAGTTATTGCGGCCAGACCGTCAAGACCAACTATCACCCGGTCGGTACACTGCGCATGGGCCGGGCTGACGATCCGACCGCCGTTGTCGGCGGCGACCTCAAGGTGCGCGGTGTCGAGGGCCTGCGGGTCATCGATTGCTCGATCATGCCGCAGATCGTCTCGGGCAATACCAATGCCCCGGCCATGGCCATCGGCAGCAAGGCCGCCAGCCTCATCGCCGCCAGTTACGCCTGA
- a CDS encoding LysR family transcriptional regulator: MDLDQLRTFDRIVREQSFTRAAAYLNITQATASMRIRALEQLLGVSLFVRGRQVRLTDQGMTFLPYARRIIGTAQEGREALRRVERGRVSVASLRTLVSPLITESLLRFQEKYPSVDVVVREGRQAQIAAMLHEREVEMGILCWPNIDPLVVDLEPLVVMRERVPLVVSPEIAARLSSAPTIDEVLALVPRVISLRWWQADPETAAALVRLAQTSVELPTGPARRLAMKGEGLGFFVNSAIAEDVAAGRLVEIAPADFEPLHRDTAMVVRNLSALERPMLADFVREIARECAKVGEIIDHRLAESIAAA, translated from the coding sequence ATGGACCTCGACCAACTCCGCACTTTCGACCGCATCGTTCGCGAGCAGAGCTTTACCCGCGCGGCGGCCTATCTCAACATTACCCAGGCCACGGCCTCGATGCGCATTCGCGCCCTCGAACAGTTGCTCGGGGTGAGCCTGTTCGTCAGGGGCCGCCAGGTGAGGTTGACCGACCAGGGCATGACCTTCCTGCCCTATGCGCGCCGCATTATCGGCACCGCCCAGGAAGGCCGCGAGGCGCTGCGCCGGGTCGAGCGCGGCCGGGTCTCGGTTGCCTCACTGCGCACGCTGGTGTCTCCGCTGATCACCGAAAGCCTGCTCCGCTTCCAGGAGAAATACCCGTCTGTCGATGTCGTGGTGCGCGAGGGCCGGCAGGCCCAGATCGCCGCCATGCTGCATGAGCGGGAAGTGGAAATGGGCATCCTGTGCTGGCCCAATATCGATCCGCTGGTGGTCGATCTCGAACCGCTCGTCGTCATGCGCGAACGCGTGCCGCTGGTGGTGTCGCCGGAAATTGCGGCGCGGCTGTCGTCCGCGCCCACCATTGACGAAGTTCTGGCGCTGGTGCCGCGGGTGATTTCCCTGCGCTGGTGGCAGGCCGATCCCGAAACCGCCGCCGCCCTGGTGCGGCTGGCCCAGACCAGCGTCGAACTGCCGACCGGCCCGGCGCGGCGTCTTGCCATGAAGGGCGAGGGGCTGGGCTTTTTCGTCAATTCGGCCATTGCCGAAGACGTCGCCGCCGGGCGGCTGGTCGAGATCGCCCCGGCCGATTTCGAGCCGCTGCACCGCGACACCGCCATGGTGGTCCGCAATCTTTCCGCGCTCGAGCGCCCGATGCTGGCCGATTTCGTGCGCGAGATCGCCCGCGAATGCGCCAAGGTCGGCGAAATCATCGATCACCGGCTCGCCGAATCCATAGCCGCCGCCTAA
- a CDS encoding type II toxin-antitoxin system RelE/ParE family toxin, with protein sequence MIQSFGDAETRLIWEGRRSRKLPSDIQAIALRKLRLLHAARVVGDLRVPPGNRLESLKGNRSGQWSIRINDQWRICFTWEDGGPRDVSILDYH encoded by the coding sequence ATGATCCAGAGTTTCGGCGATGCGGAAACACGATTGATCTGGGAAGGCCGGCGGAGTCGTAAACTGCCGTCCGATATTCAGGCCATTGCCTTGCGTAAACTGCGCCTTTTGCACGCGGCGCGCGTTGTCGGTGACCTGCGGGTGCCGCCTGGCAATCGGCTGGAAAGCCTGAAAGGCAACAGATCGGGTCAATGGAGCATCCGCATCAATGACCAATGGCGCATATGTTTCACCTGGGAAGACGGAGGGCCGCGCGATGTCAGCATCCTCGACTATCACTGA
- a CDS encoding HigA family addiction module antitoxin: protein MSASSTITEDLLPNPHPGEILLAEFLEPMGLSQNGLARAIHVPPRRINEIVLGQRGVSADTDLRLARYFGLSEGFFLSLQAEYDLMQRRREIGEDLKAIAPRAA from the coding sequence ATGTCAGCATCCTCGACTATCACTGAAGACCTGCTGCCCAACCCGCATCCGGGGGAAATCCTGCTCGCCGAATTCCTCGAGCCGATGGGGCTGAGTCAGAATGGTCTGGCTCGGGCGATTCATGTGCCGCCACGGCGCATCAACGAGATCGTTCTGGGCCAGCGCGGTGTCTCTGCCGATACCGACCTGCGGCTGGCGCGCTATTTTGGCCTCTCCGAAGGGTTCTTCCTGTCGCTTCAGGCCGAATATGACCTGATGCAGCGGCGGCGGGAAATCGGCGAGGATCTCAAGGCCATCGCCCCCCGCGCCGCTTAG
- a CDS encoding rhodanese-related sulfurtransferase yields the protein MTNLPQDHHPYKVMALYKFAALPDAETLKAPLAAFCCSRGIKGTLILAPEGINGTVAGTPDAIEALAGYLFASGPFAARLIGAEVKYSFADAAPFLRMKVRLKPEIVTLRAPQADPNRQVGTYVEPEDWNGLIARNDVVLVDTRNDYEVGLGTFQRALDPHTANFTEFKDYVANHLDPARDKKVAMFCTGGIRCEKASSYLLSQGFEEVFHLKGGILKYLEVVPEAESRFSGECFVFDERVSVGHGLMPGSATLCRACRHPLTEADRAHPDYHEGVSCPHCVGETAKHAAAAERQRQMDLAARSGRAHLGDGAADHAAKARARKADQAERSRLGNKG from the coding sequence ATGACCAATCTGCCCCAGGACCATCATCCATACAAGGTGATGGCGCTCTATAAATTCGCCGCCCTCCCCGATGCCGAAACGCTCAAGGCGCCCCTGGCGGCATTCTGCTGTTCGCGCGGCATCAAGGGCACGCTGATCCTGGCGCCGGAAGGCATCAATGGCACGGTCGCCGGCACGCCCGATGCTATCGAGGCCCTGGCCGGTTATCTCTTTGCGTCAGGGCCGTTCGCTGCGCGTCTCATCGGCGCCGAGGTCAAATATTCCTTCGCCGACGCCGCGCCCTTCCTCCGCATGAAAGTGCGCTTGAAGCCGGAAATCGTCACCCTGCGCGCGCCCCAGGCCGATCCCAACCGGCAGGTTGGCACCTATGTCGAACCCGAGGACTGGAACGGGTTGATCGCGCGCAATGACGTCGTGCTCGTCGATACCCGCAACGATTACGAAGTGGGCCTTGGCACCTTTCAGCGCGCGCTCGATCCGCACACGGCCAATTTCACCGAGTTCAAGGACTATGTCGCCAACCATCTCGATCCGGCGCGCGACAAGAAGGTCGCCATGTTCTGCACCGGCGGCATCCGCTGCGAAAAGGCCTCGTCCTACCTGTTGAGCCAGGGGTTTGAGGAAGTGTTTCACCTCAAGGGTGGCATCCTCAAATATCTCGAGGTGGTCCCCGAGGCGGAAAGCCGGTTTTCCGGCGAATGCTTTGTCTTTGACGAGCGCGTCTCGGTCGGTCACGGGCTTATGCCGGGCAGCGCCACCCTGTGCCGCGCCTGCCGCCACCCGCTGACCGAAGCGGATCGCGCACATCCCGATTATCACGAGGGCGTCAGCTGTCCGCACTGCGTCGGGGAAACCGCCAAGCACGCCGCCGCCGCCGAACGCCAGCGGCAGATGGACCTCGCTGCCCGAAGCGGCCGCGCGCATCTGGGTGACGGCGCCGCCGACCACGCCGCCAAAGCCAGGGCCCGCAAGGCCGATCAGGCCGAACGCTCGCGGTTGGGGAACAAGGGCTAA
- a CDS encoding aldo/keto reductase, giving the protein MTYRADPARYDSMQYRRSGNSGLKLPVVSLGLWQNFGGTRDYPSAMEILGYAFDQGITHFDLANNYGPPAGSSEELFGQVMARDFRPYRDEMIISTKAGYNMWPGPYGEWGSRKNLLASLDQSLARMGLDYVDIFYSHRFDPDTPLEETMGALAHAVKSGKALYVGISSYPEAQTREAHRILKDMGVATTIHQPSYSMINRWIENDQTIDACGELGIGIIAFSPLAQGVLSGKYNSGSKTGTRGDNPNGTLRASHIEPRVLEAVDKVGEIARSRGQTMVQLALSWVLRRKEMTSALIGVRTLDQLKDNLGVLDNLDLSEEEIAAIDEATKGGQMELHPRPQGWLR; this is encoded by the coding sequence ATGACCTATCGGGCCGATCCGGCACGCTATGACAGCATGCAATACCGCCGCTCGGGCAATTCGGGCCTGAAACTGCCGGTGGTGAGCCTTGGCCTGTGGCAGAATTTCGGCGGCACCCGCGACTATCCTTCGGCCATGGAAATCCTCGGCTATGCCTTTGACCAGGGCATCACCCATTTCGACCTTGCCAATAATTACGGCCCCCCGGCGGGATCGTCGGAAGAGCTGTTCGGGCAGGTCATGGCCCGCGACTTCCGCCCCTATCGCGACGAGATGATCATCTCGACCAAGGCCGGCTACAATATGTGGCCGGGCCCCTATGGCGAATGGGGGAGCCGCAAGAACCTGCTGGCCAGCCTCGATCAATCGCTGGCCCGCATGGGGCTCGATTATGTCGATATCTTCTATTCCCACCGCTTCGACCCCGATACGCCGCTGGAGGAAACCATGGGCGCGCTGGCCCATGCGGTGAAATCCGGCAAGGCGCTCTATGTCGGCATCTCGTCCTATCCCGAGGCACAGACGCGCGAGGCGCACCGGATCCTCAAGGACATGGGGGTGGCAACGACCATCCACCAGCCGAGCTATTCGATGATCAACCGCTGGATCGAAAACGACCAAACGATCGATGCCTGTGGCGAACTGGGCATCGGCATCATCGCCTTTTCGCCGCTGGCCCAGGGCGTGCTGTCGGGCAAGTACAATTCGGGCAGCAAGACCGGCACGCGCGGCGACAATCCCAATGGCACCCTGCGCGCCAGCCATATCGAACCGCGCGTGCTCGAGGCGGTCGACAAGGTGGGCGAGATTGCCCGCTCGCGCGGGCAGACCATGGTGCAGCTGGCCCTGAGCTGGGTGCTGCGCCGCAAGGAAATGACCTCGGCCCTGATCGGCGTGCGCACGCTCGACCAGCTCAAGGATAATCTGGGTGTTCTGGATAATCTCGATTTGAGTGAGGAGGAAATTGCTGCGATCGACGAGGCCACCAAAGGCGGCCAGATGGAACTCCATCCCCGTCCGCAGGGCTGGTTGCGGTAG
- a CDS encoding NAD(P)/FAD-dependent oxidoreductase, whose product MEDVIIIGGSFAGLTAAMQLGRARRKVTVLDTGLNRNRFAGHAHNIFGHDGTPPGALLERARQQVAAYPSVTLINEAATALSGAPDAFSVATATGDSLSGRRIILSYGITDEMPAIPGFAESWGKTVVHCPFCHGYEVAGKPWGVLYSSPMSLHGPVLYANWTDDITLILDGHAIPDDERARLEQRGVRIIAEKLAAIEETSGVLRAVTLADGRSVELSALFAHPRNRPSAGLHGQLGLDMKDTPTGTMVAVGDMQATSRPGIFAAGDLTTPMHSVTFATNSGSLAAMGALQSMMV is encoded by the coding sequence ATAGAGGATGTGATCATCATCGGAGGATCGTTCGCCGGATTGACTGCCGCCATGCAATTGGGGCGCGCGCGGCGGAAGGTGACGGTTCTCGATACCGGCCTCAATCGCAATCGCTTTGCCGGGCACGCGCACAATATCTTCGGGCATGACGGCACCCCGCCGGGCGCCTTGCTGGAAAGGGCCCGCCAGCAGGTCGCTGCCTATCCGAGCGTCACCCTGATCAACGAGGCGGCCACCGCCCTTTCCGGCGCGCCCGATGCCTTTTCCGTCGCCACCGCCACTGGCGACAGCCTGTCCGGGCGCCGCATCATCCTCAGCTATGGCATTACCGATGAAATGCCGGCCATTCCCGGCTTCGCCGAAAGCTGGGGCAAGACCGTGGTCCACTGCCCGTTCTGCCATGGCTATGAAGTCGCGGGAAAACCCTGGGGCGTGCTCTATTCATCGCCCATGTCGCTGCATGGGCCGGTGCTCTACGCCAACTGGACCGACGACATCACCCTCATCCTCGATGGCCACGCCATTCCCGATGACGAGCGCGCCAGGCTCGAGCAGCGCGGCGTGCGGATCATCGCGGAAAAGCTCGCAGCAATCGAAGAGACTTCGGGCGTGCTGCGCGCCGTCACCCTCGCGGATGGGCGCTCGGTAGAGCTCTCCGCCCTTTTCGCCCATCCGCGCAACCGGCCATCGGCCGGCCTGCACGGCCAGCTCGGCCTCGACATGAAGGACACCCCGACCGGCACCATGGTGGCGGTGGGCGACATGCAGGCGACTTCCCGCCCCGGCATTTTCGCCGCCGGCGACCTCACCACCCCCATGCATTCGGTGACCTTCGCCACCAATTCAGGGTCCCTCGCCGCCATGGGGGCGCTGCAGTCGATGATGGTGTGA